In a single window of the Agrobacterium fabrum str. C58 genome:
- a CDS encoding phage tail fiber protein codes for MPLSYAHSSGDGSNRLFDVPCEYLSKAHVTVRVDGVLVPFSWIDTYRLQTTTAPPSGSVVEVRRVTPRVDRLVTFTDGSTLVQSDLNTSTLQSFFLAQEAFDQGAASMAVTEDGQFSALNRRITSLANPVSAQDAVTKLWAETAMSSQLVLATQKALDAATSAAQSEASAAFSDSRAAAALASKNAAAGSATAAAQSEANALANKNQTQLDRAATAADRVQTGLDREASAASAAAAKKSAEDAALFDPSSYYTKSQADARYPAKADAATKAQLDALAAIVDDPWATQPLGVPIPASMGIAGTAYPPTNNPRYRYIILTAGQTGSGGYNNGVLTSEAVTGSWPAISAAAIINLAGSPFNGRQVQLINTSRAFLRPGNGGAHQYFAVQSHNHGVNDPGHAHGGVQNGTASTGRSTSVDQPPAVFSFGNTWGATTGISIQYAGDEETRPRNFGVDYVMRIK; via the coding sequence ATGCCTCTCTCATATGCCCACTCCTCGGGTGATGGCAGCAACCGCCTCTTCGATGTTCCTTGCGAATATCTCTCGAAAGCGCACGTTACGGTGCGGGTCGATGGCGTCCTTGTGCCGTTCTCGTGGATCGATACCTACCGCCTCCAGACGACCACGGCTCCTCCCTCGGGTTCCGTTGTGGAGGTACGAAGGGTGACGCCAAGGGTGGACCGTCTCGTTACGTTCACCGATGGCTCCACTCTGGTCCAGTCGGACCTCAACACCTCGACCCTCCAGTCGTTCTTTCTTGCTCAGGAAGCGTTCGATCAAGGCGCGGCATCCATGGCTGTCACTGAGGACGGACAGTTCTCGGCGCTCAACCGCCGCATTACAAGCCTTGCAAACCCTGTCAGTGCCCAAGACGCCGTGACAAAGCTTTGGGCTGAGACTGCTATGTCCTCCCAACTGGTCCTCGCAACGCAAAAGGCTCTCGATGCTGCGACCTCGGCTGCACAGTCGGAAGCTTCTGCGGCCTTTTCAGACAGTCGTGCCGCCGCCGCCCTGGCATCCAAGAATGCCGCTGCTGGTTCGGCCACCGCTGCCGCTCAGTCGGAAGCCAATGCCCTCGCAAACAAGAACCAGACGCAGCTTGATCGTGCCGCTACGGCTGCCGATAGGGTGCAGACTGGCTTGGACCGGGAAGCTTCCGCTGCGTCCGCTGCTGCCGCCAAGAAGTCGGCGGAAGATGCTGCCTTGTTCGACCCGTCGAGCTACTACACAAAGTCTCAAGCTGATGCGAGATATCCCGCGAAGGCTGATGCTGCGACCAAGGCTCAGCTGGACGCTCTCGCGGCAATTGTTGATGACCCGTGGGCGACACAGCCGCTAGGTGTCCCTATCCCCGCAAGCATGGGCATTGCCGGGACCGCGTATCCGCCGACCAACAACCCGCGCTATCGCTACATCATCCTTACTGCGGGGCAGACAGGCTCGGGCGGATACAACAACGGCGTACTCACTTCGGAGGCAGTTACGGGAAGTTGGCCCGCAATCAGCGCTGCCGCCATCATCAACTTGGCCGGTTCTCCATTCAATGGCAGGCAGGTTCAATTGATCAACACGTCCCGCGCATTCTTGCGTCCGGGCAACGGCGGCGCTCATCAATACTTCGCAGTGCAGTCACACAACCACGGCGTCAACGACCCAGGACACGCCCACGGTGGTGTTCAGAACGGCACGGCCTCTACGGGCCGGTCAACCTCAGTCGATCAGCCTCCCGCCGTCTTTTCTTTCGGTAATACGTGGGGGGCAACCACGGGCATCTCGATCCAATACGCAGGTGATGAAGAAACTCGCCCGCGCAACTTTGGTGTCGATTACGTAATGAGGATTAAATAA
- a CDS encoding antirestriction protein ArdA encodes MRFYAACLASYNNGVLHGRWIDASSDTDEMQEEVSAMLRASRFPNVMVKCPNCEGRLELCTVCDGGSREVPSAEEWAIHDYDGLPSSLGEYPGLDKIAAFVELCEEHDMTGEDMAAIVSHFGSVEYAKEELGNNFVGVHESFRAYAEELADEMLSAHDIKADHPLSQYFDYEAYARDLRHSASAVELDEGVAVFCV; translated from the coding sequence ATGCGTTTCTATGCCGCTTGTCTGGCGAGTTATAACAATGGCGTTCTGCATGGTCGGTGGATCGATGCGAGTTCTGACACTGACGAGATGCAGGAAGAGGTTTCCGCCATGCTGCGCGCAAGCCGGTTTCCCAACGTCATGGTGAAATGCCCCAACTGTGAAGGCCGCTTGGAGCTTTGCACGGTCTGCGATGGCGGTTCTCGTGAAGTTCCCAGCGCCGAAGAATGGGCCATTCATGATTATGATGGTCTTCCGTCCTCTCTCGGTGAATATCCCGGCCTTGATAAAATCGCCGCGTTTGTCGAGCTTTGCGAAGAGCACGACATGACCGGCGAAGACATGGCCGCTATCGTCTCGCATTTCGGCTCGGTTGAGTACGCTAAGGAAGAGCTGGGAAACAACTTCGTTGGCGTCCACGAGAGCTTCCGCGCTTACGCCGAGGAACTGGCGGACGAGATGCTGAGCGCCCACGATATCAAGGCCGATCACCCGCTTTCGCAGTATTTCGACTACGAGGCATACGCCCGCGACCTCAGGCATTCTGCAAGCGCTGTTGAGCTTGACGAGGGCGTGGCGGTTTTCTGTGTCTAG
- a CDS encoding MarR family winged helix-turn-helix transcriptional regulator produces MTTTTETTKRDAAFTVSRVINMLRTLSPDMPMQQADVLFQVVLYPGLTMADICKRTGLSQSSVSRNVSAMSKFHRLGKPGLDLVEAVIDPREPRRRLIFLTTHGKAFITKLLRNVDAEYSVDKETDARLEIERMHEEAMAKEETSSTRGRAKRPQ; encoded by the coding sequence GTGACGACCACTACTGAAACGACCAAGCGCGATGCAGCTTTCACAGTGTCTCGCGTCATCAATATGCTCCGAACCCTAAGCCCTGATATGCCGATGCAGCAAGCGGACGTTCTGTTTCAGGTCGTTCTCTATCCGGGCCTCACCATGGCCGATATCTGCAAGAGAACCGGACTGTCTCAATCCTCGGTCTCGCGCAACGTCTCTGCCATGTCAAAATTCCATCGCCTCGGGAAGCCGGGGCTGGACCTTGTGGAAGCTGTCATCGACCCTCGGGAACCCCGGCGTCGTCTGATATTCCTCACAACTCACGGCAAGGCATTCATCACGAAATTGCTCCGCAACGTCGATGCAGAATATTCGGTCGATAAGGAAACGGATGCTCGCCTTGAGATCGAGCGTATGCACGAAGAGGCAATGGCCAAGGAAGAAACCAGCTCGACCCGTGGACGCGCAAAGCGGCCTCAGTAA
- a CDS encoding tyrosine-type recombinase/integrase has protein sequence MAKKRGSSWEGTVTHKGARHRRSFATESEAELWELDSKAKLIRGEPIDMGEKAAKRRGDLPYTLGELVQHVYETHWAPMPSGAKQLINANLIVAEIGANLPVAKLGKADVDRARSKLLAAGNAPGTVNRKVAALSKCLSEAEDLGIIERKPKCNKYKESEHRVRRFTPDEEKKTLAFFDRIGHQDMADYTVLSLDTGMRQSEVLSLHFEDIQNGRVTVWGVGATGQRTKSGKSRTVPLTARAQAVFDRRREYTEGKAVFPSLSKNSVAHYWGRLSEALNLESDKQFVPHILRHEFCSRLASNGENAAAIQKLAGHATLLVTQRYVHLFGDELDDVIGRMEKKETLAGNRATTVIVDEIETDTQALAQLLSQLPQDQLKAIFKTVISAS, from the coding sequence ATGGCGAAGAAACGTGGTTCCTCTTGGGAAGGAACCGTAACTCATAAAGGCGCTCGGCACCGCCGCAGCTTCGCAACAGAAAGCGAAGCAGAACTTTGGGAACTCGACAGTAAGGCGAAGCTCATCAGGGGCGAACCGATCGACATGGGTGAGAAGGCCGCGAAGCGTAGGGGAGACCTCCCGTACACGCTCGGGGAGCTGGTCCAGCACGTTTATGAGACCCACTGGGCACCAATGCCCTCGGGTGCAAAGCAGCTCATCAACGCGAACCTTATCGTTGCTGAGATCGGCGCAAATCTCCCAGTCGCAAAACTGGGGAAAGCTGACGTTGACCGCGCTCGTTCAAAGCTGCTGGCGGCTGGCAACGCTCCGGGGACAGTGAACCGGAAGGTCGCGGCTCTTTCCAAATGCCTCTCAGAAGCCGAGGACTTGGGCATCATCGAGCGAAAGCCGAAGTGCAACAAGTACAAGGAGAGCGAACACCGGGTTCGTCGCTTCACACCGGACGAGGAGAAGAAGACGCTCGCGTTCTTTGATCGCATCGGGCACCAAGACATGGCCGATTACACCGTCCTATCTCTGGACACCGGCATGCGCCAAAGCGAAGTCTTATCTCTCCATTTCGAGGACATCCAGAATGGCCGTGTGACCGTTTGGGGTGTGGGCGCAACCGGGCAGCGTACCAAGTCCGGCAAGAGCCGCACCGTGCCTCTGACAGCTCGTGCCCAGGCGGTCTTTGATCGTCGCCGCGAATACACCGAGGGCAAGGCGGTGTTTCCGAGCCTCTCCAAAAACTCGGTCGCGCATTACTGGGGTCGTCTCTCGGAGGCGCTCAATCTGGAAAGCGACAAGCAATTCGTGCCGCATATCCTTCGTCATGAGTTCTGCTCAAGACTTGCTTCTAACGGTGAGAACGCTGCTGCCATCCAGAAGCTCGCAGGCCATGCAACACTGCTGGTCACCCAGCGCTATGTGCACCTCTTCGGTGATGAGCTGGATGATGTCATTGGTCGCATGGAAAAGAAGGAAACTCTCGCCGGTAACCGTGCCACAACGGTCATCGTAGACGAGATTGAGACGGACACCCAAGCGCTCGCCCAGCTACTCTCGCAGTTGCCACAAGATCAGCTCAAGGCGATCTTTAAGACTGTGATTTCAGCGTCTTAA
- a CDS encoding heavy metal translocating P-type ATPase, which yields MSQMEIRASHQIAIDGMTCASCVGRVEKAIARVPGVLKASVNLATERADISFSGPPDVPAVIAAVRHAGYGVEEKTVELDIEGMTCASCVGRVEKALKAVSGVSDASVNLATERAAIRVAGNAASAATLAEAIKRAGYQAKEIVADKAGDAEQDRRAADMRSLKISLAVAVVLTLPVFVLEMGSHLVPAIHDFVMETVGMRKSWYLQFVLTTLVLFGPGLRFFKKGIPALMRLAPDMNSLVVLGTAAAWGFSVVATFLPEILPRGTANVYYEAAAVIVTLILLGRFLEARAKGRTSEAIKRLVGLQAKSARVLRDGETIDVPLQDVRTGDVIVVRPGEKVPVDGLVLNGSSYVDESMITGEPVPVTKTEGSEVVGGTVNRNGSFTFRATKVGSDTLIAQIIRMVEEAQADKLPIQALVDKVTNWFVPAVMLAALVTFAVWFVFGPDPALTFALVNAVAVLIIACPCAMGLATPTSIMVGTGRAAEMGVLFRRGDALQTLRDADVIAVDKTGTLTLGKPKLVHFNTTQGFDADEVLRLVASLENRSEHPIAEAIVEAAKHGGLTLAEAEAFEATPGFGVAATVDGRRVEAGADRFMVKLGYDVGAFATDAERMGREGQSPLYAAVDGRLAAIIAVADPIKQTTPEAIAALHALGLKVTMITGDNRRTAEAIARRLGIDEVVAEVLPDGKVEAVKRLAAGGRRVAFVGDGINDAPALAAADVGLAIGTGTDVAIESADVVLMSGDLRGVANAIALSKATIRNIRQNLFWAFAYNAALVPVAAGILYPVNGVLLSPVLAAGAMALSSVFVLTNALRLKSFRAPLVDRSSDLQLAAAE from the coding sequence ATGTCACAAATGGAGATCCGGGCCAGTCATCAGATTGCGATCGACGGCATGACCTGCGCCTCCTGTGTGGGTCGTGTGGAGAAGGCGATCGCCAGGGTGCCGGGCGTTTTGAAGGCCTCGGTCAATCTTGCGACGGAGCGTGCCGATATCTCCTTTTCCGGACCACCTGATGTGCCCGCCGTGATTGCCGCTGTACGGCATGCGGGTTATGGCGTCGAAGAAAAAACCGTCGAACTCGATATTGAAGGCATGACCTGCGCCTCCTGCGTCGGACGTGTCGAAAAGGCGCTGAAGGCTGTTTCCGGCGTTTCCGATGCAAGCGTCAATCTTGCGACCGAGCGCGCCGCCATTCGTGTGGCGGGCAATGCCGCTTCCGCCGCCACTCTGGCGGAGGCGATCAAGCGGGCGGGCTATCAGGCGAAAGAGATCGTCGCCGACAAAGCCGGCGATGCGGAACAGGACAGGCGCGCAGCGGACATGCGCAGTCTGAAAATCAGCCTTGCCGTCGCCGTTGTCCTGACATTGCCGGTCTTCGTGCTGGAAATGGGTTCGCACCTGGTGCCTGCCATCCATGATTTCGTCATGGAAACGGTCGGCATGCGGAAAAGCTGGTATCTGCAATTCGTACTGACCACGCTGGTCCTATTCGGGCCCGGCCTGCGCTTCTTCAAGAAGGGCATACCCGCCCTTATGAGGCTCGCGCCGGACATGAATTCGCTTGTGGTGCTGGGCACTGCCGCCGCCTGGGGATTTTCGGTGGTCGCGACCTTCCTGCCCGAAATCCTGCCGCGCGGCACGGCCAATGTCTATTATGAGGCCGCGGCGGTCATCGTCACGCTGATCCTGCTCGGCCGTTTCCTTGAAGCGCGCGCCAAAGGCCGCACCAGCGAGGCGATAAAGCGGCTCGTCGGTCTTCAGGCCAAGTCGGCCCGCGTGCTGCGCGACGGCGAAACCATCGATGTGCCTCTTCAGGACGTGCGAACGGGCGATGTGATCGTCGTTCGCCCCGGCGAGAAAGTGCCGGTCGACGGTCTGGTTCTCAACGGATCTTCTTATGTCGATGAATCGATGATCACGGGTGAGCCGGTTCCGGTTACCAAGACCGAGGGTTCCGAGGTCGTCGGTGGCACGGTTAACCGCAATGGCTCCTTCACCTTCCGCGCCACCAAGGTCGGCAGCGATACGCTGATCGCGCAGATCATCCGCATGGTAGAAGAAGCGCAGGCCGACAAGCTGCCCATTCAGGCGCTGGTGGACAAGGTGACCAACTGGTTCGTGCCAGCCGTGATGCTGGCGGCACTTGTCACCTTCGCCGTCTGGTTCGTCTTTGGACCCGATCCGGCCTTGACCTTCGCGCTCGTCAACGCGGTTGCGGTTCTCATCATCGCCTGTCCCTGCGCCATGGGCCTTGCCACGCCGACGTCGATCATGGTCGGCACCGGTCGCGCCGCCGAAATGGGCGTGCTGTTCCGGCGCGGCGATGCGCTCCAGACGCTGCGTGACGCCGATGTCATCGCGGTCGACAAGACCGGCACGCTGACACTCGGCAAGCCGAAACTGGTGCATTTTAATACGACCCAGGGTTTCGATGCGGATGAGGTGCTGCGGCTCGTCGCCTCGCTTGAGAACCGGTCTGAACATCCGATTGCCGAGGCGATCGTCGAGGCTGCAAAACATGGTGGCCTGACGCTTGCCGAAGCTGAAGCTTTCGAGGCGACCCCCGGCTTCGGTGTCGCGGCGACGGTCGATGGTCGCAGGGTAGAGGCGGGTGCTGACCGGTTCATGGTGAAACTCGGTTATGATGTCGGGGCCTTTGCCACGGATGCCGAGCGGATGGGCAGGGAAGGGCAGTCGCCGCTTTATGCCGCCGTCGATGGCCGGCTGGCCGCGATCATCGCCGTTGCCGATCCCATCAAGCAGACGACACCCGAGGCGATTGCGGCGCTGCATGCGCTGGGCCTCAAGGTCACGATGATCACGGGTGACAATCGCCGCACGGCGGAAGCCATTGCCCGTCGCCTCGGCATTGACGAGGTGGTGGCCGAAGTGTTGCCCGACGGCAAGGTTGAGGCGGTCAAGAGGCTAGCCGCCGGCGGGCGACGGGTCGCCTTTGTCGGGGACGGCATCAATGATGCGCCGGCGCTTGCCGCAGCCGATGTCGGGCTTGCCATCGGCACGGGCACGGATGTCGCGATTGAAAGTGCCGACGTGGTGCTGATGTCCGGCGATCTGCGCGGTGTTGCCAACGCGATTGCTCTCTCCAAGGCGACGATCCGCAATATCCGCCAGAATCTCTTCTGGGCCTTCGCTTACAATGCCGCGCTTGTTCCCGTGGCGGCCGGCATATTGTATCCTGTCAACGGCGTTCTGCTGTCGCCAGTCCTTGCTGCCGGAGCCATGGCGCTTTCCAGCGTCTTCGTATTGACGAATGCGCTGCGTCTTAAAAGCTTCCGTGCACCGCTGGTGGACAGATCGTCCGACCTGCAGCTCGCAGCGGCGGAATAG
- a CDS encoding 2Fe-2S iron-sulfur cluster-binding protein produces the protein MPGNTIYLPQIGRSIMAAEGETVLQAALAAGIAYPRGCRMGRCGACKSHLISGEIDLLKHTPFSLTEEEKAEGLTLACRAVPASDVTIGWLDGEDEFADIPTGRFEGVVEEAVDATHDIKLIRIRLEDRAQFTFKPGQYVRLLYPDSSPRDYSIASRVDEELIEFHIRHVPGGMTSGRIFSLARAGDPVTIVGPFGSSFLREKHCGPILGIAGGSGLAPVKAVVEAALATGRERPVHVYFGARAERDLYMLDRFQDLTTRHGNLSFVPVLSNEDHANIRRGYVGAAVADDFDDLDGWKAYIAGPPAMIEATVPQLLARGMRTADIHADVFFTPER, from the coding sequence ATGCCTGGCAACACAATCTATCTGCCACAGATCGGCCGCAGCATCATGGCGGCTGAGGGTGAGACCGTGCTTCAGGCCGCGCTCGCCGCCGGCATTGCCTATCCGCGTGGCTGTCGCATGGGTCGCTGCGGCGCCTGCAAATCGCACCTCATCTCCGGTGAGATCGATCTTCTCAAGCATACACCGTTCTCATTGACCGAAGAGGAAAAGGCAGAAGGCCTCACTCTTGCCTGCCGCGCCGTGCCCGCGAGCGACGTGACGATCGGCTGGCTCGACGGCGAGGATGAATTTGCCGATATCCCGACCGGCCGTTTCGAGGGTGTGGTTGAGGAAGCGGTGGATGCGACCCATGATATCAAGCTCATCCGCATCAGGCTCGAGGATCGCGCGCAGTTCACCTTCAAACCCGGGCAATATGTGCGCCTGCTTTATCCGGACTCTTCGCCGCGCGATTATTCGATCGCGAGCAGGGTGGACGAGGAGCTGATTGAATTTCACATCCGGCATGTTCCCGGCGGTATGACGAGCGGCCGCATCTTCTCGCTCGCCAGGGCGGGTGATCCCGTCACGATCGTGGGGCCTTTTGGCTCCTCCTTCCTGCGGGAAAAACATTGCGGACCGATCCTCGGTATTGCCGGCGGCTCGGGGCTTGCCCCCGTAAAGGCCGTGGTCGAAGCGGCGCTCGCAACCGGCCGTGAACGCCCGGTTCACGTCTATTTCGGCGCCCGCGCCGAGCGCGACCTTTATATGCTCGACCGTTTTCAGGACCTCACCACCCGGCACGGCAATCTGAGCTTCGTTCCGGTTCTCTCGAATGAGGACCATGCCAATATCCGTCGCGGTTATGTCGGCGCCGCGGTGGCGGATGATTTCGACGATCTCGATGGCTGGAAAGCCTATATTGCCGGCCCGCCGGCCATGATCGAGGCAACGGTGCCGCAGCTGCTGGCGCGCGGCATGCGGACGGCCGACATTCATGCGGATGTATTTTTCACCCCGGAAAGATAG